One part of the Solanum dulcamara chromosome 8, daSolDulc1.2, whole genome shotgun sequence genome encodes these proteins:
- the LOC129899642 gene encoding autophagy-related protein 18c-like: MTTLSSPNNSTVSPSRGTISPAAFGTYESPMPGASHSGHSEMEISDNDETELHSVSWNQDYSCFAAGTSRGFRVYNCDPFKETFRRDLKSGGFGIVEMLFRCNILALVGAKANTQYPPNKVIIWDDHQSRCIGEFSFRSEVRAVKLRRDCIVVVLEHKIYVYNFMDLKLLHQIETVANPRGLCCLSHQLNTSVLACPGLRRGQIRVEHFGLNMTKLIKAHDSQIACLTLTIDGLLLATASTRGTLIRLFNTMDGTQLQEVRRGVDRADICCIALSPNAQWLVVSSDKGTIHVYSLRVRVVGEDAAADAAVRTPTLLCQNSSASLDALISPSTGANPGSSLSFMKGVLPKYFSSEWSFAQFHLPECTQYIAAFGSQNTIVTAGTDGSFYRCSFDPVNGGEMVQQEYVRFLKTESRPR, translated from the exons ATGACTACTCTATCATCGCCAAATAATTCAACTGTTTCACCTTCTCGAGGGACAATTTCGCCAGCAGCCTTTGGGACATATGAATCTCCCATGCCTGGGGCCTCTCATTCTGGCCATTCTGAAATGGAGATCAGTGACAATGATGAAACAGAGCTACACTCTGTATCATGGAATCAGGATTACAGTTGCTTTGCTGCTGGCACAAGTCGTGGCTTTCGTGTATATAACTGTGATCCTTTCAAAGAGACTTTCAGACGTGATCTGAAAAGTGGTGGATTTGGAATAGTGGAGATGCTGTTCCGATGCAATATTTTAGCACTTGTGGGTGCTAAGGCTAACACTCAATACCCACCTAATAAAGTTATTATATGGGATGATCATCAGAGCCGGTGCATAGGTGAATTTTCATTTAGGTCTGAGGTTCGTGCAGTGAAACTAAGACGGGATTGTATTGTTGTAGTTCTTGAGCACAAGATATATGTCTACAACTTTATGGATCTGAAGCTTCTTCATCAGATAGAGACTGTGGCCAATCCTAGGGGACTTTGCTGCCTCTCACACCAGTTAAATACGTCTGTATTGGCTTGCCCTGGCCTTCGAAGAGGACAAATCCGGGTTGAACATTTTGGCCTGAATATGACAAAGTTAATCAAGGCACATGATTCTCAGATAGCATGCTTAACCTTAACTATTGATGGGCTTCTTCTTGCAACAGCTAGCACTCGGGGAACTTTGATAAGACTCTTCAACACCATGGACGGGACTCAGTTGCAAGAG GTGCGTAGAGGGGTTGACAGAGCGGATATCTGTTGTATTGCTTTATCACCAAATGCTCAGTGGTTGGTCGTCTCGAGCGACAAAGGTACCATCCATGTATACAGCCTAAGAGTACGTGTTGTTGGGGAGGATGCTGCAGCTGATGCTGCTGTTAGAACTCCAACATTGTTGTGTCAAAATTCATCAGCTTCCCTTGATGCACTTATTTCTCCTAGTACTGGAGCCAACCCTGGTTCATCATTGTCTTTCATGAAAG GAGTTTTGCCAAAATACTTTAGCTCTGAATGGTCATTTGCTCAATTTCACTTGCCAGAATGTACCCAGTACATTGCTGCGTTTGGTTCTCAGAACACCATTGTTACTGCTGGCACTGATGGAAG TTTCTACAGGTGCAGCTTCGATCCTGTGAATGGAGGAGAAATGGTTCAGCAGGAATATGTCCGCTTTCTGAAAACAGAAAGTAGGCCGAGATAG